A stretch of the Bacillus sp. B-jedd genome encodes the following:
- a CDS encoding single-stranded DNA-binding protein: MINQVTLVGRLTKDPELKKTTEGHCVSNVILAVNRSFRNNHGEIDTDFVQCTLWKKAAENTVQYCRKGSVVGITGRIQTRHYDNQDGKRIYVTEVVAESIRFLSSRPADGERRAADQQRMEPAPAQEPFPFYTPEHAHHPYENPNPHPEAPQPPPQHQPSHQVQPPQQAPAHAFSFERTETIQPAKEELPIGSL; the protein is encoded by the coding sequence ATGATTAACCAAGTTACGCTCGTCGGCCGGCTAACTAAAGACCCAGAACTGAAAAAAACGACAGAAGGACATTGTGTTTCCAATGTCATCCTTGCAGTGAACCGCTCGTTCAGGAACAATCACGGGGAAATTGACACTGATTTTGTCCAGTGTACGTTATGGAAAAAAGCCGCCGAAAATACAGTCCAATATTGCCGGAAAGGATCCGTAGTCGGCATAACCGGGCGGATCCAGACACGCCACTATGACAATCAGGACGGGAAGCGCATTTATGTCACCGAGGTTGTCGCAGAGTCAATCCGTTTTTTAAGCAGCAGACCGGCAGATGGTGAACGGAGGGCAGCAGATCAGCAAAGAATGGAACCTGCCCCGGCGCAAGAGCCGTTCCCTTTCTATACACCTGAGCATGCACACCATCCTTATGAAAATCCAAACCCTCATCCCGAAGCACCCCAGCCGCCGCCTCAACATCAGCCTTCGCATCAAGTTCAGCCTCCCCAACAGGCCCCGGCACATGCCTTTTCTTTTGAAAGAACAGAAACCATCCAGCCGGCCAAGGAGGAACTCCCGATTGGATCGCTATAA
- a CDS encoding ABC transporter substrate-binding protein, whose translation MKKVISIFAALALILSLAACGGEKSGGGEKKESKKLVVYSPNSEDMINTLIPMFEKDTGIKVELVSAGTGELIKRIESEKENPYADVMFGGSKAQALGYKDLFEEYVSKHNDNMLDDHKNVDGFLTPYVADGSVILVNTDLIGDIKVEGYEDLLNPKLKGKIAAADPASSSSAFAQLTNQLLAMGGDYNSEKGWNYVEKLIKNLDGKVASGSGAVHKGVADGEYVVGLTYEDPSASYVRDGAPVKIVYPKEGAVFLDAGMEIVKGAKNLENAKKFVDFITSKEAQDALGTKLTNRPLRKDAKLGDHMAPLEKITLIKEDEDYVKNNRDKIVQKYVETFTNAQE comes from the coding sequence ATGAAGAAAGTTATTAGCATATTTGCTGCTCTTGCCCTAATTCTTTCATTGGCCGCATGTGGCGGGGAAAAAAGCGGTGGAGGAGAAAAGAAAGAGTCTAAGAAATTGGTAGTTTATTCCCCAAACAGTGAAGACATGATTAACACACTGATCCCGATGTTTGAAAAAGATACTGGGATTAAGGTTGAACTTGTTTCCGCTGGAACGGGAGAACTGATAAAACGTATTGAGTCTGAAAAGGAAAATCCTTATGCTGATGTGATGTTTGGCGGAAGCAAAGCCCAGGCACTAGGTTACAAGGATTTGTTCGAGGAGTACGTGTCAAAGCACAATGATAATATGCTTGATGACCATAAAAATGTGGATGGATTTTTGACTCCTTACGTGGCTGATGGAAGTGTAATCCTAGTTAATACGGATTTAATTGGCGACATTAAAGTTGAAGGGTATGAGGATTTGCTTAACCCTAAATTAAAAGGGAAAATTGCTGCCGCAGATCCTGCAAGCTCCAGCTCTGCTTTTGCTCAACTGACAAATCAGCTATTGGCAATGGGTGGGGATTACAACTCGGAAAAAGGTTGGAACTATGTAGAGAAGCTCATTAAAAACCTTGATGGTAAAGTAGCCAGTGGATCAGGTGCAGTACACAAAGGTGTGGCTGATGGTGAATATGTTGTAGGGCTGACATACGAAGACCCTTCTGCAAGCTATGTAAGGGATGGTGCACCGGTGAAAATTGTTTACCCTAAAGAGGGTGCTGTATTTTTGGATGCGGGTATGGAAATTGTAAAAGGTGCCAAAAACCTTGAAAATGCCAAGAAGTTTGTTGATTTTATAACGTCAAAAGAAGCCCAGGATGCACTTGGAACCAAATTGACTAACCGGCCTTTAAGGAAAGATGCGAAGCTTGGTGATCACATGGCACCACTAGAAAAAATCACACTCATTAAAGAAGACGAAGACTATGTGAAAAATAACAGAGACAAAATCGTACAGAAATATGTAGAGACTTTTACGAATGCGCAGGAATAA
- a CDS encoding DNA-directed RNA polymerase subunit beta, with translation MSSTTYKHQEPKSREQYKKANREKKEKTVPASAERKRIRIRLIPIWLRIILFALLIALCAVGGAMFGYGVLGDGKPMDVLNESTWQHIRDLVVNK, from the coding sequence ATGTCTTCTACAACATATAAGCATCAGGAGCCAAAGTCACGGGAACAATATAAAAAGGCGAACCGTGAGAAAAAGGAGAAAACAGTCCCAGCTTCAGCGGAAAGAAAGCGGATCCGAATTCGGCTTATCCCCATTTGGCTGCGGATCATTCTCTTTGCCCTGCTGATTGCACTTTGCGCGGTCGGAGGGGCAATGTTTGGCTATGGTGTGCTCGGGGACGGAAAGCCGATGGATGTCCTAAATGAATCCACATGGCAGCACATCCGCGATCTCGTCGTCAACAAATAG
- a CDS encoding YwpF family protein has product MKTFRLVSLGILDNEDIVEIPLESGLIINKEDEKANWLLEAYTDISYYDYFKNLEEKEKEFIVQAIITNSENDPAFFQTRLCTLKKFERHISVLLEGRLRKTRTDYAELLLGQLLDKGLDGNVLLDEFRDQLKKKPKIKPPR; this is encoded by the coding sequence ATGAAAACCTTTAGACTTGTTAGCCTGGGGATTCTCGATAACGAGGATATAGTAGAAATCCCCCTGGAAAGCGGACTGATTATTAACAAAGAAGATGAAAAGGCCAACTGGCTTCTTGAGGCTTATACGGACATTTCCTATTATGACTATTTCAAGAATCTTGAAGAAAAAGAAAAAGAGTTCATCGTCCAGGCGATTATTACAAACAGCGAGAATGACCCCGCGTTTTTCCAAACAAGGCTATGCACGCTGAAAAAGTTTGAACGGCATATCAGCGTCCTCCTGGAAGGCCGGCTCAGGAAAACGAGAACCGATTACGCTGAACTGCTCCTTGGCCAGCTGCTGGACAAGGGGCTTGATGGAAATGTGCTCCTTGATGAGTTCAGGGATCAGTTAAAAAAGAAACCAAAAATTAAGCCGCCGCGCTGA
- a CDS encoding amidohydrolase: MRPIAELKNLFDEGLAKNRNIAHALNYDLADNPELSGVEYESCRKFVKICREYGMAVEENFAGIPTAFRAQAVRVENPIGRMAILAEYDALPDLGHGCGHSASGSLSLLTALALHEMAEELKVDVDLIGTPDEELHGAKVAMVNEGVFHDYDFAMMIHMNSNTTFPSVRFLALSTFRVKFFGRPTHASATPWEGRNALNGAILAINALDMLRQQVTTDTRISYYIVNGGKASNVIPDFSEIELVLRHSRQEELDAVVERAMNCIKGAALATGTEYEVETLGYPFSDMVLNEPGIDVIRSVMDDLNVPYQEDDGTMLGSSDIGNVSHVCPAFHPMLATSNQYFPLHTQQMVDMMKSGKAKDIIDTGARIIGHTLLTIMAEPETFKKIKEDFQRNTQTQSM; this comes from the coding sequence TTGAGACCGATTGCTGAATTGAAGAATTTATTTGACGAAGGACTTGCGAAAAATCGCAACATCGCCCATGCGTTAAATTATGATCTTGCCGACAATCCCGAGTTGTCAGGCGTTGAATATGAGTCATGCAGGAAGTTTGTGAAAATCTGCCGGGAATACGGGATGGCGGTAGAAGAGAATTTCGCAGGCATTCCAACCGCGTTCCGCGCTCAGGCGGTCCGTGTGGAAAACCCGATTGGGAGGATGGCTATTCTTGCTGAATATGACGCGCTTCCCGACCTTGGCCATGGCTGCGGCCATAGTGCGAGCGGGAGCTTAAGCCTGCTCACAGCGCTCGCCCTACATGAGATGGCTGAGGAACTGAAGGTTGATGTAGATTTGATCGGCACCCCGGATGAGGAATTGCACGGAGCAAAAGTCGCCATGGTAAACGAAGGCGTTTTTCATGACTACGATTTTGCGATGATGATCCATATGAATTCAAATACGACATTTCCTTCAGTCAGGTTCCTTGCACTCTCCACCTTCCGTGTGAAGTTTTTCGGAAGGCCGACCCACGCTTCCGCCACACCTTGGGAAGGAAGAAATGCGCTTAACGGAGCCATTTTGGCCATCAATGCTTTGGATATGCTGAGGCAGCAGGTAACAACGGATACACGGATTTCCTACTATATTGTCAATGGCGGTAAGGCGTCCAACGTCATTCCTGATTTTTCGGAAATCGAATTGGTTCTCCGCCATTCCAGGCAGGAAGAGCTCGATGCCGTTGTCGAAAGAGCAATGAATTGTATTAAAGGGGCCGCGCTTGCAACGGGTACGGAATATGAAGTTGAAACGCTTGGCTATCCATTCAGCGATATGGTTTTAAACGAGCCTGGCATTGACGTCATCCGCTCTGTGATGGACGATCTGAATGTCCCTTATCAAGAAGACGATGGGACAATGCTCGGCAGCTCCGATATTGGCAATGTGAGCCATGTATGCCCAGCTTTCCACCCGATGCTCGCCACCTCGAACCAGTATTTCCCGCTTCATACACAACAAATGGTCGATATGATGAAAAGCGGGAAGGCGAAGGATATCATTGATACCGGCGCCCGGATTATTGGCCACACGTTGCTGACGATCATGGCAGAACCTGAAACGTTTAAAAAAATCAAAGAAGACTTTCAAAGGAACACACAAACCCAATCCATGTAA
- the fabZ gene encoding 3-hydroxyacyl-ACP dehydratase FabZ yields MLDIKQIKEIIPHRYPFLLVDKILEVEEGKRAVGLKNVSANEEFFNGHFPDFPVMPGVLIVEALAQVGAVAMLKREENRGKLAFFTGIDNCRFKKQVYPGDQLRLEVEMLRFRGPMGKGKGIATVNGEIACETEIMFAIIDNEKK; encoded by the coding sequence ATGCTTGATATTAAACAAATTAAAGAAATCATTCCTCACCGTTATCCATTTTTGCTCGTTGATAAAATTCTCGAGGTGGAAGAAGGCAAGCGGGCGGTAGGCTTGAAAAATGTCAGTGCCAATGAAGAGTTCTTTAACGGTCATTTTCCTGATTTTCCTGTCATGCCAGGCGTGCTCATCGTTGAAGCGCTGGCACAGGTCGGCGCGGTCGCGATGCTGAAGCGTGAGGAGAACCGCGGGAAGCTGGCTTTCTTCACTGGCATCGATAACTGTCGCTTTAAAAAGCAGGTTTACCCTGGCGACCAGCTTCGCCTTGAGGTTGAAATGCTCCGTTTCCGCGGGCCGATGGGAAAAGGCAAAGGCATCGCCACAGTTAACGGCGAAATTGCCTGCGAAACGGAAATCATGTTTGCCATCATTGATAACGAGAAAAAATAA
- a CDS encoding ABC transporter ATP-binding protein has protein sequence MSIAIKIRDLIKKYNNNTVISSLSLDIKQGEFFTLLGPSGCGKTTLLRMIAGFNSIEGGKIYFNEEVINNKSPQNRNIGMVFQNYAIFPHLTVKQNVAFGLTNRKISKPEIEKRVNDILDVVQISQYKDRLPENLSGGQQQRVALARAVVIEPDVLLMDEPLSNLDAKLRVDMRNAIKDIQKKIGITTVYVTHDQEEAMAVSDRIAVMKSGFIQQVGTPQNIYHRPANVFVATFIGRTNIIERTIQPVNGKHILKMDDNYTIELENLKRSGENTPYTVKVSIRPEEFTMCEPKDGMEATVLSSMFLGLNTHYFVKLENGEQLELIQESSMESILEPGSKVGLQIKKEKINVFDYESEMNITKGVINDVEQI, from the coding sequence GTGAGCATTGCAATCAAAATTAGAGATTTAATAAAAAAATACAACAACAATACTGTTATTTCCTCGCTGTCACTGGATATTAAGCAGGGTGAATTTTTCACTCTGCTTGGTCCATCTGGATGTGGTAAAACAACACTTTTAAGAATGATAGCGGGATTTAATAGTATTGAAGGCGGAAAGATTTACTTTAATGAAGAGGTTATCAATAATAAATCACCGCAAAATAGAAACATAGGAATGGTATTTCAGAACTATGCCATTTTTCCTCATTTAACAGTTAAGCAAAATGTCGCATTTGGCCTTACAAACAGAAAGATTTCAAAGCCGGAGATTGAAAAAAGAGTCAACGATATTCTTGATGTCGTTCAAATCTCACAGTACAAAGACCGCTTGCCTGAAAATTTATCCGGTGGGCAGCAACAGCGTGTAGCACTTGCCAGGGCAGTTGTAATTGAACCTGATGTGCTGTTAATGGATGAACCTTTATCTAACTTGGATGCAAAACTGCGTGTCGATATGCGAAATGCCATAAAGGATATTCAGAAAAAGATTGGTATCACCACTGTATATGTAACTCATGATCAAGAGGAAGCCATGGCTGTCTCTGACAGAATAGCTGTTATGAAATCGGGGTTCATTCAGCAGGTAGGTACTCCACAAAATATTTACCATCGGCCGGCAAATGTGTTTGTAGCAACATTTATCGGCAGAACAAATATTATCGAAAGAACCATCCAGCCTGTGAATGGCAAACATATTTTGAAAATGGATGATAATTATACGATTGAATTAGAAAATTTAAAAAGGTCCGGAGAAAATACTCCCTATACGGTAAAAGTATCTATACGGCCAGAAGAGTTCACCATGTGTGAACCAAAGGACGGGATGGAAGCCACTGTTTTAAGCAGTATGTTTTTAGGTTTGAATACACACTACTTTGTGAAATTGGAAAACGGTGAACAACTGGAACTAATTCAGGAATCATCCATGGAAAGTATACTGGAGCCGGGAAGTAAGGTGGGCCTTCAGATAAAAAAAGAAAAAATAAATGTTTTTGATTATGAAAGTGAAATGAATATTACAAAGGGAGTTATTAATGATGTCGAGCAGATCTAA